The following are encoded together in the Xanthomonas sacchari genome:
- the rfbA gene encoding glucose-1-phosphate thymidylyltransferase RfbA yields MTQRKGIILAGGSGTRLYPITQAVSKQLLPVYDKPMIYYPLSVLMLAGIRQVLVINTPHEQVLFRRLLGDGAQWGMEIQYAVQPSPDGLAQAYLIGRDFVDEKPSCLVLGDNIFHGHGLTETLRRADARTHGATVFGYWVNDPQRYGVAEFDQSGKVIDIEEKPTVPRSNYAVTGLYFYDGDASRHAAELKPSARGELEITDLNRRYLQEGQLHLEALGRGYAWLDTGTHQSLHEASNFIETIQARQGLQVCCPEEIAFMQGWIDAEQLQRLALPMVKNSYGLYLQALAKRGKLL; encoded by the coding sequence ATGACCCAACGCAAGGGCATCATCCTCGCCGGAGGGTCCGGCACCAGGCTGTATCCGATCACCCAGGCGGTCAGCAAACAATTGCTGCCCGTCTACGACAAGCCGATGATCTACTACCCGCTCAGCGTGCTGATGCTCGCGGGCATTCGTCAGGTGCTGGTGATCAATACGCCCCACGAGCAGGTGCTGTTCCGCAGGCTGCTGGGAGACGGGGCGCAGTGGGGCATGGAGATCCAGTACGCGGTGCAACCCAGCCCCGATGGATTGGCGCAGGCTTATCTGATCGGGCGTGATTTCGTCGACGAAAAGCCAAGCTGTCTGGTGTTGGGCGACAACATCTTCCACGGCCATGGGTTGACCGAGACCTTGCGTCGCGCCGATGCCCGCACGCACGGCGCGACCGTGTTTGGCTACTGGGTGAACGATCCACAGCGTTATGGCGTGGCGGAGTTCGACCAGTCCGGCAAGGTGATCGATATCGAGGAAAAGCCCACGGTGCCGCGGTCCAACTATGCGGTGACGGGCCTGTATTTTTACGACGGCGATGCCAGCCGGCATGCCGCAGAGCTGAAGCCCTCCGCCCGAGGCGAACTGGAGATCACCGATCTCAATCGGCGCTATCTCCAGGAAGGACAACTGCACTTGGAAGCGCTGGGACGTGGCTATGCGTGGCTGGATACCGGTACCCATCAATCGTTGCACGAAGCCTCCAACTTCATCGAGACCATCCAGGCACGCCAGGGGCTGCAAGTCTGCTGCCCAGAAGAAATCGCGTTCATGCAGGGCTGGATCGATGCCGAACAATTGCAACGTTTGGCGCTTCCAATGGTCAAGAATAGCTATGGCCTGTATCTGCAGGCCCTGGCGAAACGAGGAAAGCTTCTTTGA
- the rfbB gene encoding dTDP-glucose 4,6-dehydratase gives MATWLVTGGAGFIGGNFVLEAVARGVRVINLDALTYAGNLNTLASLEGNPEHVFVHGDIGDRDLVSRLLAEHQPDAVVNFAAESHVDRSIDGPGAFIQTNVVGTLGLLESVRDHWKALPDGRRDAFRFLHVSTDEVYGTLGETGKFSEATPYAPNSPYSASKAASDHLVRAFHHTYGLPVLTTNCSNNYGPYHFPEKLIPLVIAKALAGEPLPVYGDGKQVRDWLFVGDHCEAIRTVLAKGKVGETYNVGGNSEKQNIEVVQAICALLDARRPREDGKPRASQITYVADRPGHDRRYAIDASKLKNELGWEPQYTFEQGIALTVDWYLSHQDWVQGVLDGSYRLERMGALQ, from the coding sequence TTGGCGACGTGGCTCGTAACCGGCGGTGCCGGTTTCATCGGCGGCAATTTCGTGCTCGAGGCAGTGGCGCGCGGCGTACGCGTGATCAACCTGGACGCACTGACCTACGCCGGGAACCTGAACACGCTGGCGTCGCTGGAGGGCAACCCCGAACACGTCTTTGTGCACGGCGATATCGGCGACCGCGATCTGGTCAGCCGCCTGCTCGCCGAGCACCAGCCCGACGCCGTGGTCAATTTCGCCGCCGAGAGCCATGTGGACCGGTCGATCGACGGCCCCGGCGCCTTCATCCAGACCAATGTGGTCGGGACCCTCGGCTTGCTGGAGTCGGTGCGCGATCACTGGAAGGCGTTGCCGGACGGCCGCCGCGACGCGTTCCGCTTCCTGCACGTGTCCACCGACGAGGTCTACGGCACGCTCGGCGAGACCGGCAAGTTCAGCGAAGCCACCCCGTATGCGCCCAATTCGCCGTATTCGGCGTCCAAGGCCGCGTCCGACCACCTGGTGCGCGCGTTCCACCACACCTACGGCCTGCCGGTGCTGACCACCAACTGCTCCAACAACTACGGCCCGTATCACTTCCCGGAAAAGCTCATTCCGCTGGTGATCGCCAAGGCGCTGGCCGGCGAGCCGCTGCCGGTGTACGGCGATGGCAAGCAGGTGCGCGACTGGCTGTTCGTCGGCGACCACTGCGAGGCGATCCGCACCGTGCTGGCCAAGGGCAAGGTGGGCGAGACCTACAACGTCGGCGGCAACTCGGAGAAGCAGAACATCGAGGTGGTGCAGGCGATCTGCGCGCTGCTGGACGCGCGGCGTCCGCGCGAGGACGGCAAGCCGCGCGCCAGCCAGATCACCTACGTCGCCGACCGGCCCGGCCACGACCGCCGCTATGCCATCGATGCGTCCAAGCTGAAGAACGAGCTGGGCTGGGAACCGCAATACACCTTCGAACAGGGCATCGCGCTCACCGTGGACTGGTACCTGAGCCATCAGGACTGGGTGCAGGGCGTGCTCGATGGCAGCTATCGGCTGGAACGCATGGGCGCGTTGCAATGA
- a CDS encoding NAD(P)-dependent oxidoreductase, producing MTDKHAKIVITGAAGLVGQNLIVELEQQGYTQLVAIDKHAHNLQILRELHPAVRVVEADLAEPGDWAREFEGAACVAQLHAQITGKTTDLFTRNNLTATAHVLDACRAAKVPYLVHISSSVVNSVAKDDYTNTKRAQEEMVVASGLRHCVLRPTLMFGWFDPKHLGWLSRFMAKTPVFPIPGDGRFMRQPLYERDFCRCIAKCIEREPDGDVYDIVGDTRVDYVDIIKTIKRVKKLHTVIVHIPIGFFAFLLRVYSLFSSKPPFTADQLKALSAGDDFKGVDTEAVFGVRQTPFEDAIRESYTDPRYSHIVLKR from the coding sequence ATGACCGACAAACACGCCAAGATCGTCATCACCGGCGCCGCGGGCCTGGTCGGCCAGAACCTGATCGTCGAACTGGAGCAGCAGGGCTACACCCAGCTGGTGGCGATCGACAAGCATGCGCATAACCTGCAGATCCTGCGCGAACTGCATCCGGCCGTGCGCGTGGTCGAGGCGGATCTGGCCGAGCCTGGCGACTGGGCGCGCGAATTCGAGGGCGCGGCGTGCGTGGCCCAGTTGCACGCACAGATCACCGGCAAGACCACCGACCTGTTCACCCGCAACAACCTGACCGCGACCGCGCACGTGCTCGATGCCTGCCGCGCGGCGAAGGTGCCGTACCTGGTGCACATCAGCTCCTCGGTGGTGAACTCGGTGGCCAAGGACGACTACACCAACACCAAGCGCGCGCAGGAAGAGATGGTGGTCGCCAGCGGCCTGCGCCACTGCGTGCTGCGCCCGACCCTGATGTTCGGCTGGTTCGATCCCAAGCACCTGGGCTGGCTGTCGCGCTTCATGGCCAAGACCCCGGTGTTCCCGATTCCGGGCGATGGCCGGTTCATGCGCCAGCCGCTGTACGAGCGCGACTTCTGCCGCTGCATCGCCAAGTGCATCGAGCGCGAACCCGACGGCGATGTCTACGACATCGTCGGCGACACCCGGGTGGACTACGTCGACATCATCAAGACGATCAAGCGGGTCAAGAAACTGCACACCGTGATCGTGCATATCCCGATCGGCTTCTTCGCCTTCCTGCTGCGCGTGTATTCGCTCTTCAGCTCCAAGCCGCCGTTCACCGCCGACCAGTTGAAGGCGCTGAGCGCCGGCGACGACTTCAAGGGCGTCGATACCGAAGCGGTGTTCGGCGTGCGCCAGACGCCGTTCGAAGACGCGATCCGCGAAAGCTATACCGACCCGCGCTACAGCCACATCGTGCTCAAGCGCTGA
- a CDS encoding electron transfer flavoprotein subunit beta/FixA family protein: MKILVAYKRVVDYNVRIQVKPDGSGVVTEGVKLSANPFDEIALEEALRLRDAGIASEVVVATIAPADAAAHLRNGLAMGANRAIHVVADAAIQPLTAARTLLKLVEQEQPDLVILGKQAIDDDANQTGQMLATLWGRPQATFAGKLVVADGKATVTREVDAGLETLEVDLPAVVTTDLRLNEPRFIKLPDIMKAKSKPLQTLAFADLGVEANDSLTTTHYAPPAKRSRGVMVKDAAELVAALKQKGLL, from the coding sequence ATGAAAATCCTCGTCGCCTACAAGCGCGTGGTGGACTACAACGTCCGCATCCAGGTCAAGCCGGACGGCTCCGGCGTGGTCACCGAGGGCGTCAAGCTCTCCGCCAACCCGTTCGACGAAATCGCCCTGGAAGAGGCCCTGCGCCTGCGCGACGCCGGCATCGCCAGCGAGGTGGTGGTCGCCACCATCGCCCCGGCCGATGCCGCCGCGCATCTGCGCAATGGTCTGGCGATGGGCGCCAACCGCGCCATCCACGTGGTCGCCGACGCGGCGATCCAGCCGCTGACCGCCGCGCGCACCCTGCTCAAGCTGGTCGAGCAGGAGCAGCCGGACCTGGTGATCCTGGGCAAGCAGGCGATCGACGACGACGCCAACCAGACCGGGCAGATGCTGGCCACGCTGTGGGGCCGTCCGCAGGCGACCTTCGCCGGCAAGCTGGTGGTGGCCGACGGCAAGGCCACGGTGACCCGTGAGGTCGACGCCGGCTTGGAGACCCTGGAAGTGGACCTGCCGGCGGTGGTCACCACCGACCTGCGCCTGAACGAGCCGCGCTTCATCAAGCTGCCGGACATCATGAAGGCCAAGAGCAAGCCGCTGCAGACGCTGGCCTTCGCCGACCTGGGCGTGGAGGCCAACGACAGCCTCACCACCACCCACTACGCCCCGCCGGCCAAGCGCAGCCGCGGCGTGATGGTCAAGGATGCCGCCGAACTGGTGGCCGCACTCAAGCAGAAGGGGTTGCTGTAA
- a CDS encoding FAD-binding oxidoreductase: MADAGQSWGRYPHATQTLLPIADRAAALPAFAGNALPRGNGRSYGDSCLNPDGTLLCARGLDRFIGFDPATGRLRCEAGVTLAEIIDLVLPQGWFLPVTPGTRYVTVAGAIANDVHGKNHHRTGNFGHHVRAFELLRSDGSRRLCTPDADADGWFAATVGGLGLTGLITWVEIQLRRVPGPALETENIRFGSLDEFFALSAASADSHEYSVAWIDCLASGRARGRGHFTRADHCAGLPEERPASPGKGLAMPLTPPVSLVNKLSLRPFNALYYWRQPARSKRRLSHLLPFFYPLDGIRHWNRMYGPRGFLQYQCVLPPATARDGVDALLAEIARSGSGSFLAVLKEFGDVPARGMLSFPRPGTTLALDFPNDGAEVLRLLERLDRIVDAAGGALYPAKDARMSAASFQRAYARWQDFSRYLDPRFSSGFWRRVTE, encoded by the coding sequence ATGGCCGATGCCGGGCAGTCCTGGGGACGCTATCCGCACGCGACGCAGACGCTGCTGCCGATCGCCGACCGGGCGGCGGCCCTGCCGGCTTTCGCCGGCAACGCGCTGCCGCGCGGAAACGGCCGCAGCTACGGCGACAGTTGCCTCAATCCCGACGGCACCCTGCTGTGTGCGCGCGGCCTGGACCGCTTCATCGGCTTCGACCCGGCGACAGGTCGGCTGCGCTGCGAGGCCGGGGTCACGCTCGCCGAGATCATCGACCTGGTCCTGCCGCAGGGCTGGTTCCTGCCGGTGACGCCGGGCACCCGCTACGTCACCGTGGCCGGCGCCATCGCCAACGACGTGCATGGCAAGAACCATCACCGCACCGGTAACTTCGGCCACCACGTGCGCGCCTTCGAACTGCTGCGCAGCGACGGCAGCCGCCGCCTGTGCACGCCGGACGCCGATGCCGACGGCTGGTTCGCGGCCACGGTCGGTGGGCTCGGTCTGACCGGGCTGATCACCTGGGTGGAGATCCAGTTGCGCCGCGTGCCGGGTCCGGCGCTGGAAACGGAGAACATCCGCTTCGGCTCGCTTGACGAGTTCTTTGCGTTGTCCGCGGCCTCGGCCGACAGCCACGAGTACAGCGTCGCCTGGATCGACTGCCTGGCCAGCGGCCGCGCCCGCGGCCGCGGCCATTTCACCCGCGCCGATCACTGCGCCGGTCTGCCCGAGGAACGCCCGGCCTCGCCCGGCAAGGGCCTGGCGATGCCGCTGACCCCGCCCGTCTCCCTGGTCAACAAGCTGTCGCTGCGGCCGTTCAACGCGCTGTACTACTGGCGCCAGCCCGCGCGCAGCAAGCGCCGGCTGAGCCACCTGCTGCCGTTCTTCTACCCGCTGGACGGCATCCGCCACTGGAATCGCATGTACGGCCCGCGCGGCTTCCTGCAATACCAGTGCGTGCTGCCGCCGGCCACCGCGCGCGACGGCGTGGACGCGCTGCTGGCGGAAATTGCCCGCAGCGGCAGCGGTTCCTTCCTGGCCGTGCTGAAGGAATTCGGCGACGTGCCTGCACGCGGCATGCTGTCCTTCCCGCGACCGGGCACTACGCTGGCGCTGGATTTCCCCAACGATGGCGCCGAGGTGCTGCGCCTGCTGGAGCGGCTGGACCGGATTGTCGACGCAGCTGGCGGCGCTCTGTACCCTGCCAAGGACGCGCGCATGTCCGCCGCCTCGTTCCAGCGTGCCTATGCCCGCTGGCAGGACTTCAGCCGCTATCTCGATCCCCGCTTTTCTTCCGGCTTCTGGCGCCGGGTCACGGAGTGA
- a CDS encoding electron transfer flavoprotein subunit alpha/FixB family protein: protein MAKILIVAEHLNGQLNAATAKCVSAAQALSAEAIDIVVLASDPAAVAAQAAQIAGVARILTVANPANAHAIAQVLGPQIAALAKGYTHVFGPSTTFGKDLMPVVAALLGVNQISDLMAVDGDYAFKRPIYAGNAIISVQAPADQIVVATVRSASWPEAAQGGNAAVEAASVDATLPSHTRFVGLAAGKSDRPDLQSAKRVVSGGRGVGSAENFQIVYQLADKLGAAVGASRAAVDAGYVPNELQVGQTGKIIAPELYVAVGISGAIQHLTGIKDAGTIVAINKDPESPIFEIADIGLVGDLFTVLPELEKALG from the coding sequence ATGGCCAAGATCCTCATCGTCGCCGAACATCTCAACGGGCAGCTCAACGCCGCCACCGCCAAGTGCGTCAGCGCCGCGCAGGCGCTGTCGGCCGAGGCCATCGACATCGTGGTGCTGGCGTCCGATCCGGCCGCGGTGGCCGCCCAGGCCGCGCAGATCGCCGGCGTCGCCCGCATCCTCACCGTTGCCAACCCCGCCAACGCACACGCCATCGCGCAGGTGCTGGGCCCGCAGATCGCCGCGCTGGCCAAGGGCTACACCCACGTCTTCGGTCCCTCCACCACTTTCGGCAAGGACCTGATGCCGGTGGTGGCCGCCCTGCTCGGCGTCAACCAGATCTCCGACCTGATGGCGGTGGACGGCGACTACGCGTTCAAGCGCCCGATCTACGCCGGCAACGCCATCATCAGCGTGCAGGCCCCGGCCGACCAGATCGTGGTCGCCACCGTGCGCAGCGCCTCGTGGCCGGAAGCAGCGCAAGGCGGAAACGCGGCGGTGGAAGCGGCCAGCGTGGACGCGACGCTGCCGAGCCATACCCGCTTCGTCGGCCTGGCCGCGGGCAAGTCCGACCGCCCCGACCTGCAGAGCGCCAAGCGCGTAGTCTCCGGCGGCCGCGGCGTCGGTTCGGCGGAGAACTTCCAGATCGTCTACCAGCTCGCCGACAAGCTGGGCGCCGCGGTCGGCGCCTCGCGCGCGGCGGTCGACGCCGGCTACGTACCCAACGAACTGCAGGTCGGCCAGACCGGCAAGATCATCGCACCGGAGCTGTACGTGGCGGTCGGCATCTCCGGCGCCATCCAGCACCTGACCGGCATCAAGGACGCCGGCACCATCGTCGCGATCAACAAGGACCCGGAATCGCCGATCTTCGAGATCGCCGACATCGGCCTGGTCGGCGACCTGTTCACGGTGCTGCCGGAACTGGAAAAGGCGCTGGGCTGA
- a CDS encoding SDR family oxidoreductase — translation MQRVLIIGATSAIAEATARHYAARGAALHLLGRQAARLDAIASDLSARGGKASVGVLDVNDSAGHAAAFDAAWAALGGVDVVLIAHGTLPDQAACDASVDLSMREFATNGTATIALCAALVPRLRTGATLAVISSVAGDRGRASNYLYGSAKAAVSAYLSGLGQRLRPEGINVLTIKPGFVDTPMTAAFKKGALWAKPDQIAKGILRAVDGRRAVAYLPGFWWAIMFVIKSIPEFVFRRIKL, via the coding sequence ATGCAACGCGTCCTCATCATCGGCGCCACCTCGGCCATCGCCGAGGCCACCGCCCGGCACTACGCCGCGCGCGGCGCGGCCCTCCACCTGCTCGGCCGCCAGGCCGCGCGCCTGGACGCGATCGCGTCGGACCTGTCGGCGCGCGGCGGCAAGGCCAGCGTCGGCGTGCTCGACGTCAACGACAGCGCCGGCCATGCGGCGGCCTTCGATGCCGCCTGGGCCGCGCTGGGTGGCGTGGACGTGGTGCTGATCGCCCACGGCACGCTGCCCGACCAGGCCGCGTGCGACGCCTCGGTCGACCTATCGATGCGCGAGTTCGCCACCAACGGCACCGCGACCATCGCCCTGTGCGCCGCACTGGTACCGCGCCTGCGCACGGGCGCGACGCTGGCGGTGATCTCGTCGGTGGCCGGCGACCGCGGCCGCGCCAGCAATTACCTGTACGGCAGCGCCAAGGCCGCGGTCAGCGCCTACCTGAGCGGCCTCGGCCAGCGCCTGCGCCCGGAGGGCATCAACGTGCTCACGATCAAGCCGGGTTTCGTCGATACGCCAATGACCGCCGCCTTCAAGAAGGGCGCGCTGTGGGCCAAGCCCGACCAGATCGCCAAGGGCATCCTGCGCGCGGTGGACGGCCGCCGCGCGGTCGCCTACCTGCCCGGTTTCTGGTGGGCGATCATGTTCGTCATCAAATCCATTCCCGAATTCGTCTTCCGCAGGATCAAGCTCTGA
- a CDS encoding lysylphosphatidylglycerol synthase transmembrane domain-containing protein gives MMPHGADGVPAPRHRADHLALFVVLLCGGYLAALWWIDRGNGTFARLGTIWPLLAVAVLPVSASYLFRFWRWRWLLQRQGHAVPFWLGWAAYLAGFALTATPGKAGELLRIRYFARMGVPAGRTLAVFVFERASDLLVILALSLLAAPVFPTLGTLAAVVLGFVALLFGAAAWPALLAWLEGVGRRLPGRWLRGTAQFAVFAAMELRACLGTTQMVRSLIAGAGAWGLTSAVFVGLCHGLGLHLDPLVAFGIYPLAMLIGALSFVPGGVGTTELAIVLMLDRLGVATADAIAVAVAARLVTLWYAVAVGALAMGATEFLQRRQAD, from the coding sequence ATGATGCCGCACGGCGCCGACGGCGTGCCCGCGCCGCGCCACCGTGCGGATCATCTGGCGCTGTTCGTCGTGCTGCTGTGCGGCGGTTACCTGGCCGCCCTGTGGTGGATCGACCGCGGTAACGGCACGTTCGCCCGGCTGGGCACGATCTGGCCGTTGCTGGCAGTGGCGGTGCTGCCGGTCTCGGCCAGCTACCTGTTCCGCTTCTGGCGCTGGCGCTGGCTGCTGCAACGGCAAGGCCATGCAGTGCCGTTCTGGCTGGGCTGGGCCGCGTACCTGGCCGGTTTCGCCTTGACCGCCACGCCCGGCAAGGCCGGGGAACTGCTGCGTATCCGCTATTTCGCCCGCATGGGCGTACCGGCCGGGCGGACGTTGGCGGTGTTCGTGTTCGAGCGCGCCTCCGACCTGCTGGTGATCCTGGCGCTGTCGCTGTTGGCTGCGCCGGTCTTCCCCACCCTGGGCACCCTCGCCGCGGTGGTGTTGGGCTTTGTCGCCCTGTTGTTCGGCGCTGCGGCCTGGCCGGCCCTGCTGGCCTGGCTGGAGGGCGTGGGCCGGCGTCTGCCCGGGCGCTGGCTGCGGGGCACGGCGCAGTTCGCCGTGTTCGCCGCCATGGAACTGCGTGCCTGCCTGGGCACCACCCAGATGGTACGCAGCCTGATCGCGGGCGCCGGCGCCTGGGGCCTGACCTCGGCGGTCTTCGTCGGCTTGTGCCACGGCCTGGGCCTGCACCTGGACCCGCTGGTCGCGTTCGGCATCTACCCGCTGGCGATGCTGATCGGCGCGCTGTCCTTCGTCCCGGGCGGGGTCGGCACCACCGAACTGGCGATCGTGCTGATGCTGGACCGGCTGGGAGTCGCCACCGCCGATGCGATCGCGGTCGCGGTGGCCGCGCGGCTGGTGACGCTCTGGTATGCGGTCGCCGTGGGCGCCCTGGCGATGGGTGCGACCGAGTTCCTGCAACGGCGTCAAGCAGACTGA
- the rfbC gene encoding dTDP-4-dehydrorhamnose 3,5-epimerase: MNLIETAIPGCAVIEPKVFGDARGHFFESWNAERFAEVGLPAVFLQSNVSVSSKGVLRGLHYQWPRPQGKLVSVLEGEVYDVAVDIRRGSPYFGRWVAAILSAENRKQFWIPEGFAHGFAVLSERAVFSYLCTDVYVQEADASVRWDDADIAVDWPINAPALSAKDEKAPFLKDIAQDRLPVYQP; the protein is encoded by the coding sequence TTGAACCTGATCGAAACTGCGATCCCCGGCTGTGCCGTCATCGAACCCAAGGTGTTCGGTGATGCGCGCGGCCATTTCTTCGAAAGCTGGAATGCCGAGCGGTTTGCAGAGGTCGGCTTGCCTGCAGTGTTCCTGCAGAGCAACGTCTCCGTCTCTTCCAAAGGCGTGCTGCGCGGCTTGCACTATCAGTGGCCACGGCCGCAGGGCAAGCTGGTCAGCGTCCTGGAGGGCGAGGTCTATGACGTCGCCGTGGACATACGCCGCGGTTCGCCCTACTTCGGACGGTGGGTTGCCGCCATCTTGAGTGCGGAGAATCGAAAGCAGTTCTGGATTCCGGAAGGCTTCGCCCATGGGTTCGCAGTGCTGTCGGAGCGCGCGGTATTCAGCTATCTCTGCACCGATGTCTACGTCCAGGAAGCGGATGCTTCGGTGCGCTGGGATGACGCCGATATTGCCGTGGACTGGCCGATCAATGCACCGGCGCTGTCGGCCAAGGACGAAAAGGCGCCCTTCCTGAAGGACATTGCGCAGGACCGTTTGCCGGTCTACCAGCCATGA
- the rfbD gene encoding dTDP-4-dehydrorhamnose reductase — protein sequence MSVLVFGGNGQVGQELLRALAGQGPVIATTRSGQLPDGSGCERADFDQPQTLGEVLDRLRPTAVVNAAAYTAVDRAEQDAEAAHRANAEAPAAIAAWCAAHDTPLVHYSTDYVFDGQGTQPYPEDAPTAPLGVYGATKLAGEEAIRASGAPHLIFRTAWVYAAHGHNFLRTMLRVGADRDELRVVADQVGTPTPAALIADVTAHVLAQRATLPSGTWHLTATGETTWHGFAEAIFAEAAAAGLLPRAPRVLPITTAEYPTPARRPAYSRLDVSRLQRDFALELPQWRDGLHQVVGTLAAAAPAA from the coding sequence ATGAGCGTGCTGGTCTTCGGCGGCAACGGCCAGGTCGGGCAGGAACTGCTGCGCGCGCTGGCCGGGCAGGGACCGGTGATCGCGACCACGCGCAGCGGCCAGCTGCCCGACGGCAGTGGCTGTGAGCGTGCCGATTTCGACCAGCCGCAGACCCTGGGCGAGGTGCTGGACCGGCTGCGGCCGACGGCGGTGGTCAATGCCGCGGCCTATACCGCGGTCGATCGCGCCGAACAGGACGCCGAGGCGGCGCACCGCGCCAATGCCGAAGCGCCGGCGGCGATCGCCGCCTGGTGCGCGGCGCATGACACACCGCTGGTGCATTACTCCACCGACTATGTGTTCGATGGCCAGGGCACGCAGCCCTATCCCGAGGACGCGCCGACCGCACCTCTGGGCGTGTATGGCGCCACCAAGCTGGCCGGCGAAGAAGCGATCCGCGCCTCCGGTGCGCCGCACCTGATCTTCCGCACCGCCTGGGTGTACGCCGCGCACGGGCACAATTTCCTGCGCACCATGCTGCGCGTGGGCGCCGACCGCGACGAACTCAGGGTGGTCGCCGACCAGGTCGGCACGCCGACACCGGCGGCGCTGATCGCCGATGTCACTGCGCACGTGCTGGCGCAGCGCGCGACGTTGCCGTCCGGCACCTGGCATCTGACCGCGACCGGTGAGACCACCTGGCACGGCTTCGCCGAGGCGATCTTCGCCGAGGCGGCGGCGGCGGGCTTGTTGCCGCGCGCGCCGCGGGTGCTGCCGATTACCACTGCGGAGTATCCGACCCCGGCCAGGCGCCCGGCGTATTCGCGCCTGGACGTGTCGCGCCTGCAGCGCGATTTCGCGCTGGAACTGCCGCAGTGGCGCGATGGCCTGCACCAGGTGGTCGGCACACTCGCTGCGGCAGCGCCGGCCGCCTGA
- a CDS encoding UbiA family prenyltransferase, which translates to MDLDGTLLNSDILYESLLALLARNPLYVFLLPLWLLRGKAALKRELAARVILPAETLPYNEHVLELLRTTPQRPRVLCTASDQLLVAPIAAHLGLFEEVIASDGQRNLSGRNKADVLVQRFGEGNFDYAGNGRVDLHVWDKAGGAWVVNNGNGLRAAAAQRTTVHGHWPAQPRTRAWLKALRLHQWLKNLLVFVPLLTAHRFLEGESLLQSVIAMVAFGLCASGVYVLNDLLDLTPDRQHPRKRKRPFAAGRLPLLQGLFAAPALTVAGLALSLACNLQFTLVLLAYYVMTLAYSLRLKRIVMIDVVLLAALYTVRIIGGAVAIDLELSFWLLAFSMFIFLSLALLKRYTELHAMLGSGKTKASGRAYSVEDLVLLQSMGAAAGYIAVMVMALYINSPESVQLYRHPKLLWLICPVLLYWVSRVWIVAHRGEMHDDPIVFAATDRVSQVVVVLCGLFALSAI; encoded by the coding sequence GTGGATCTGGATGGCACGCTGCTGAATTCGGACATCCTCTACGAGTCCCTGCTGGCGCTTCTGGCGCGCAACCCGCTGTACGTGTTCCTGCTGCCGCTGTGGCTGCTGCGCGGCAAGGCCGCACTGAAGCGCGAACTGGCCGCCCGGGTCATCCTCCCGGCCGAGACCCTGCCCTACAACGAGCACGTGCTGGAGCTGCTGCGCACCACGCCGCAGCGCCCGCGCGTGCTGTGCACCGCCTCCGACCAGTTGCTGGTCGCGCCGATCGCCGCGCACCTGGGCCTGTTCGAAGAGGTCATCGCCAGCGACGGCCAGCGCAACCTGTCCGGCCGCAACAAGGCCGACGTGCTGGTGCAGCGGTTCGGCGAAGGCAATTTCGACTATGCCGGCAATGGCCGCGTGGACCTGCACGTGTGGGACAAGGCCGGCGGCGCCTGGGTGGTCAACAACGGCAACGGCTTGCGTGCGGCCGCCGCCCAGCGCACCACCGTGCATGGGCACTGGCCGGCACAGCCGCGTACCCGCGCCTGGCTCAAGGCGCTGCGCCTGCACCAGTGGCTGAAGAACCTGCTGGTGTTCGTACCGCTGCTGACCGCGCATCGCTTCCTGGAGGGCGAGTCGTTGCTGCAATCGGTCATCGCCATGGTCGCGTTCGGACTGTGCGCCTCTGGCGTCTACGTGCTCAACGACCTGCTCGACCTCACGCCCGACCGCCAGCATCCGCGCAAGCGCAAGCGGCCGTTCGCCGCCGGCCGGCTGCCGCTGCTGCAGGGCCTGTTCGCCGCACCCGCGCTGACCGTGGCCGGACTGGCGCTGTCGCTGGCCTGCAACCTGCAGTTCACCCTGGTGCTGCTGGCCTATTACGTGATGACGCTGGCGTACTCGCTGCGGCTCAAGCGCATCGTGATGATCGACGTGGTGCTGCTGGCGGCACTGTACACCGTACGCATCATCGGCGGCGCCGTGGCCATCGACCTGGAACTGTCGTTCTGGCTGCTGGCGTTCTCGATGTTCATCTTCCTCTCGCTGGCGCTGCTCAAGCGCTACACCGAACTGCACGCGATGCTCGGCAGCGGCAAGACCAAGGCCAGTGGGCGCGCCTATTCGGTGGAAGACCTGGTGCTGCTGCAGTCGATGGGCGCGGCGGCCGGCTACATCGCGGTCATGGTGATGGCGCTTTACATCAACAGCCCGGAAAGCGTGCAGTTGTACCGGCACCCGAAGCTGCTGTGGCTGATCTGCCCGGTGCTGCTGTACTGGGTCAGCCGGGTCTGGATCGTGGCGCACCGCGGCGAGATGCACGACGACCCCATCGTGTTCGCCGCCACCGACCGGGTCAGCCAGGTGGTCGTGGTGTTGTGCGGACTGTTCGCGCTGAGCGCCATCTGA